The genomic DNA AATTTTTTGGAGTGGAGCTTTATGTAGTTATAAAGATCATCCTGTGAATTTTGAATGATATGGGAGTTTAAAATAAGCCTAATAGATAAATTAATAGATGAATCTCCTATTTCAGAGTGTAGAAGCAGAAATGGAAAGATCACTTCTAGTTCACGGCAGAGATGAGTGAACTAATGGATTATGCTGTCTGCTGTCTCCTAGGATACTACCAGCTCAGCAGTACAGCCTGATAAGCTAGAAAGTAATTTTTATAACATCAGTAAAATGTAGTTGCAGTGCTCAGTTTTAATATTCAACAAAACTATGCAAAGATTacctttaaaagataaaaatgctTTTGTGAGAGGTGCCTGAGTTCCTGGGTTtgtaaaaaagagatttttaagacACAAAATGACTGCAGCACAGACTATGGCTATAGCAATGCAGAATCCTATAATTCTTTCCTACATCTGGCTTTAGAGTTATCCTCATGATAGTGTGCAGGTCCTTGGCAATTAAATGGAAAGGAATGGAAAGTTTGCTTGGGAGCAAGCATCTGCATAAGAACTGGCCTGAAATACAAAGCCTTTTATTAAGGGCTGTTTAACAGCTGTCACGCTGTGGctaattttaatgatattttagaATCAGACTTTATTATTCTTTGTGGTTTGCTTGAACAGGAGCAGaacaataaaactgaaagaagttAGCAGGCATACTGCATGTAAAACAACTAACAACTGAATTCTACACCTGGCAGATGGAAGCTCAGATTGCCTGAGTGCTATGGAGCAGACGGACTCGGAGGACGTGCTAAACGCACTGTGTTGGAACACGGAGGATGGGCCCTGGCCATGCCCAGTGACTACAAACAATTCCTTTCCTGCACTTTCTCCTATGGTTGTAATGAAAAATGTGTTGGTTAAACAGGTAGGGAAGAAATAACGTGTTGGAAAATACTACGTGTTCttcaaaaaagttttttgtttttaactattttCCTTTCGGGAAGAACGATACAAGTTGCTACAGCTGCAGTGCAGAAAGTAACTGGTGACCTGAAAAGTTCTGTTACTGAGAGCCTGCCATTTGGAAGGGCAGCTAAAATCACTAAGATGGAACAATGTAAGAAATGTAGTTCTACTACATCTGCTAAACCTCTTTGTCTCAAAGggattcccccacccccaaaacagaTCTTATAGAATGCTGTGTAAATAGCATCAGAGATCAAGCCAAAAAACTTAtcatgaatgtattttttcttttgaaaactggtGTTTTCTTTTTGCGTACTTAGATGCTAGATAGCTTAGACAGTAAAGTCATGTGATTCATTTTGCTTGCTAGTTCTTAAAGTCCAGGAAATGTTTTATATGCCATGGGAAGCCCTAATCCAAAATattacaaatgaaaaagtttACATCTGTGTCTAAACTTGGCTATGGTATTTTTACTTCAGcagttatttcttttaattacatGTGATGGCTCACATTGTAACGATTACGTATTCCCAGCTAGATCTTCTACTATCATGATGTGTGTTGCTCCTCCAGCACATCTGTAAGATACTTAAAACATTCACAACAGCTTCAACAGAAGATGAGAGGTACAATCCAAAGTATTGCGTTATTTTAAAGCCTCTTGCTCATGTTTTCTGAGCAGAGTAAAAGTTCTTCAGCCCTTTTCTCTGACCAGAATATTTCAGAGAATGCAGTGGGGTAGGGAAGGATATAggccctgatttttttctttttttttttttctcctgaatctATTACAGCAGTAAGCAAAACTGATTAAACTCAATATTGTTAGTGCTTCAGCACTAACAGAGAGATGGGTTTCTGTCAGTGTGTGGCAGATCGTGCTTTTGTAGGAGAGTCAGTTGTGATTTGAGTGTTGTGCTTTATCTCGACAAGAACAGTTTTGGTTTATAGCCAGGCCTCTGGATGTGTGGACAAGCTCTCTAAACAACTGCGGAAGTTTTCATGTGGTAGGGAATGGACAGGCTTCACCTACTGATAGCCTTCGGACTGGAGCTCAAAAGTGGAATACTGATTCCAGTGGTAGTCTAATATTAAACTGTAGATCATGTTGCAGTCATGTTAAACTGAAGAATGTTTACTGCAATAAACAAAAGCAGCAAGTCTAAGTCAGAATGATAGTGAAGCGTGCATCTGCCTTTTTCCATTAAGCCTGGTTACCCCAGGTAGTCACGttggacatatttttaaaatggacttTTCAAAACAGTGCTCACTTGGGCTCACTGCACCAAAAAAAATGCAGCGTTCCCAATTACTGCTGTTTATTCGTTCCAATCGTGATTTCAATCAAGTGTTAcccttttattttggttttgcatgACGAGTTTAGGGCTCTGCTGTACCTAGGTACGACACAAATGTACAGATTGCTCATTCTGTTCTCTGTTTACACAGCCAGGGTATTTCTAtactttcccactcctaatgtcTCCAGATACCGTTATTTTGAATATGTTTGTCCTTGCTTctttgaaagaaggaaataacACTACCATTTCACAGATGTTTGTTCTGTACTCCTATTCCATAAGCATGTTGCCCACTGAACCAAAGGAATCAGATCTGTGTCAGAGTAACTAACTTGATCTCATCTCCAAGTATCAGGGTCTTGATGAGTTGattatatttacttttaatgAGTTTTAGCCCTTTGCTACGGTGAATGgacttcagcaaaacattttatttgctagCTTAAAGTCTATAAGATGACTGGGTGAAAGGAGACGGATTTCAGATGGGTCAGTGTAGTGCCAGAAATAAAGTGTTTCAGTGCTAGCTAAAACCTGTGCCTTTAGCAAGCCTACCAGTAGCATTCTAAGTGGTAAGCTTTAGGAATTAGAAAAGGAGCTGACGCTGTTATGATTATACTAGTATAATTGTAGTGGTGATGGCTTAAATATACACcaagtaagactttttttttcaggaagaaatagTATCTCTTATGAGAACATTTGATAGGGTTGGAAAAAAGCGAGCATACTTATCAGCCAGGAGATCTAGTGATGATCCCTAATAATATAGTGAAGGAGGAGGTAGTGTCTTGTAAAATTGATCTGTCCCCTTATATTGAAGAATGTGAATTGTGGGAAAGGCCAAAAGCTCAgtcttttttcttgaaatataatGCTTTTAAGGCTTATCGATGCACCCTGTGTTACCAAAGGTGTGGAATTCAACTTCTCTAGGCTTACAACAGGCTGCTTTGCTTAGGCTGGTtgatacagcatttttttttcaacttcatGGTTTTAAATTCATTGAAACTGTGTATTGTATTTAAGTCTGCTAGACTTGGTGAACAGCTGTCAtctattttaaataactatttcaaAAGCTTGCAGTAAGAATAGAAATGACAAGTTTAGAGTTGCTGTTTTTCAAAAGAGAGGGAGTTTGAATTGTTCTTAAAATGTCAGTGCAGCATTTCTTTgattcagttaaaatatttcataactaAGCGTTGTGGTTATTTTTCAAGGTTTCTTTGCACTTATTCTACCCTAAGGCTGATGATAATTCTACACCAGCATTGTACAATGTAAGCATGCACTGTAATCCTTACATGCACAAAttcaaatttcattatttttaagtgtttctgcTGTTCCATAATAAATGGATTATGGATTACGGCCTTGATTCTACCGCCAAATTCTATCTTCAGAGGAAGGGAAGGATGAGTTTGATGGAGAGCTGTTCAAAAGGCATTATAATGAAGTGTTGGTATCAAATAGTGTGAAGAACTGACACAGATCATCTGTTTTGGTTGAGatttttttactccttttctAGCATATATTGtaataattctgtatttcctCATTTGTGCTTCTCAGGGGAGTTCATCACAGCTCCAGTCTTGGACTGTCCAGCCGTCGTTTGAAGTTATTCCAGCTCAGCCACAGCTAGTGTTTCTTCACCCATCAATCCCACCTCCCATTAACCCTCGCCCTGTTGGAAAGAAGAGAAGTGACTCCACTAATTACCTGCCTATCCTGAACTCTTATCCCAAAATAGCACCACAGCCCTGCAAAAGAGATCACTCCTTGGATCTAGAGGAAGGTGAGGAAACCAATTGCCATAAACGCCTCTGCACTGAAGCACCCAAGGTGGAGACTTCTCCCCTGTCAAGGAGCATGGGTTTGCCCACTAGTCCTTTTGGCCACCTACCAGTTAGCTTTAAGTCTGCTCAGGATTCTAACCAGCAAAGTTCCTCAACTCTGACAAGTGGAAAAGTGTCAGCTCTTCCCAGTTTCCATCGTATTTCCACTGACACACAGAAAGTCCCAGGTTTGGCCCCCCTTTTGCCTTTTGGAACTATGCAGGCAACAAAATGCACCCCTTCTGAGACGACAGCACAATATATGATGCAGTCTGCAGTGTGGAGCCCGCCATTGGTACCAGAGGAGGTTTGTGCTACCCCTgagctgctcttgcagcagcaaagcAAGTGCAGACGCTTTCAGAATACGCTGGTTGTGCTACGCAGGTCAGGATTGTTGGAGATTACCTTAAAAACCAAGGAGCTCATTCATCAGAACCAGGTGACTCAGGCTGAGCTGGATCGACTAAAGCACCAAACACAGCTTTTCATAGAGGCAATAAAGAACAATGCTCCCCAGTCCTGGGCAGAGCTAGAAGCGTCTCTGACAGGATCAGATAAAGCTGTTAGCAACGTTGAAGATTCCACTTATCCCAACATGTAGTAAAATGGTACATAGCTGTTGTTCAAGCTATTCCTGTGCCTCAGATTTCTTGTCTCAAACTTTTACTTGAGCATTTTCTGAGACGGAGACTTAAAACAAACTTGCAAAGTGTCATGCCATTTACGGCTTGTCTTCAGAATCAGTTGTGGGACTGGAATAGCAGATGGGATCTTGACAGAATGGGTACTACTACTTCAGTGTAACCTTCAGCTCCATGTTAACTCTGTGTACTTCCTTGAACTTGGGAAGTTTGGATGTGTTCTACTGACATGTTCCCGTTCATGCTGTGAAAAGACAGTCATTTTCAGTACTCTTCAAGCAAGCATTTTTCTATTCCCATCTTCAGATAACCAATTTTGAGAATGGGACAGCAGAACAAGCCCCCATATCGGGCCATCATCAGCTGCAAGTAGATGAAGGAAGGGAGTTGGAGTAAGGAGGGGAAAAGGGCTGATGGGGAGGTATCTTTAGACTGATCTACTGTCCTTTGTTGTAGCAGAGAGTCTTTCTGTTGGGCTTATAACACTTTTGAATTAGTGGAGATCTGCTTGTGCTGAAGCAGCATTCTGTATTCATTACAGTCTTTGACCAAAGCAATGAGAGTCTGAGGACCCATCTGAAATGACTTGTTTCTATGAGTCTATTTTTGATTTAAGTCTGTAAAACTGGGTATATGAAAATCATGAGGCTGGCACTGGAAGTGTTTGTTCCAAAGCCATATTTATTTGCATTACCTATTAATGACTAGCAAGTGCACTAAGCAAGTGGCTTTGGATTTTCTTTTGGTAGCTAATAGATTAAACATTGACTGTTGTTATTTAAAAGACTGCAGTAAGTTCTTAATGGGGTACAAGAAGGCAGTCATTCACCAGGGTTAATTTGGCAAGCTTAGTTAGTTAAACATTATTTAATTTCTCCTTAGCTTACAAGACTCCTTTTTTGCTGTGAAATGAGCTTACTatgtttaaaaatggaaagaggtGAAGAGAAAAAGAGTGTACTGGTCTGCAGTGAAACAATTCGTTCTCCcatctcttccccccaccccttttttatttagaaaaatcagatgagtgcatctgttcaaaaaaaagaaaagtcagcttGGTTAATCTTAAAAATTTGATCTACCTGAATttggatttttcaaaaatattctccTCCACTTAAATAGCCTGCTTGCCTTGAAATATAGCTAGCACCACAGCGTGCATAAGATGTTAGGCCTTACTAGTAGAGATCCACAGCAGTCATGTTGCAAAAGCTGTTCTGCagacatttatttcatttcagtttatttagACACTTAACTATATGTCAATCCCTCCAATCTGAAGGCAGTATGGGTAAGAGGAGTTATTCTCCTTAGAGAAAGGCATTCTAAGGAGTCTGGTTGTTTATGGCGATATGATTGATGTGTTCATTTCTGcttgaaaatactttcaaaaatttTGCAGCCTAGGTGACTGTATATTTTGATGCTCTGGCACCTCCGTCATCTATTTCAGTTTCTTAAGAAATCTGGAAGTAGAGTGGATCTCTTCGTGCTAATTTGTGTTAGaccctttcatttttctgaggcCACCAGGAGTTAGTATTGCAAaagacctttgagaatgttttttGTAGTCTTCCTAAAATATGTGCTTTAGAGAAATTGTAAAGGATTTCCCCTCTTGATCACCTTTTTAGACTCATGAACAGAAATTTTATACATGCCTCAAGAGGAGAAATGAGTCACATTTGGCACTAGCCATAGGCCTAAGAGAAATTTCATAGCAGGATTTGCCCTAAACCCCTAGCTGAGCGGTAGCAAAGTAATAGCAATGCCTTTCATGCTATCCTGTCCACCTACTGAAGACTAGAGCAGTACGTGAGTGCAGTTAAAGTCTTCATGGACTGTGCTCTGTcatgtgttttttaaatacacttgctTCTATTCTATGTTATAGACCTCTCATAAGTCACAGCACAGCAATATCGAAATCTGTCCAGAGAAACCAGAAGGCAGCTGAGTACGGTGTAATGTTGGCCATGCCTGATCTAGCTCTTTTGGAACCAATTGTGATGTCTCTGCACTGAATGGCATTTGGCAGGACAGATGTGGCAGTACCTGGGGCTAGTAGCAAAAGGTGCCCGAAAAACAGGAATGTTTCGTCTGATCTCCttacaggaaggaaaggaaacgGTAGGAGAGAGTTCCAGAATAGATCGTGATTCTGAACAGGATCTGGAGGTGGC from Struthio camelus isolate bStrCam1 chromosome 5, bStrCam1.hap1, whole genome shotgun sequence includes the following:
- the CIPC gene encoding CLOCK-interacting pacemaker translates to MEMKSLNHRFSMAAAESDKDSGYSDGSSDCLSAMEQTDSEDVLNALCWNTEDGPWPCPVTTNNSFPALSPMVVMKNVLVKQGSSSQLQSWTVQPSFEVIPAQPQLVFLHPSIPPPINPRPVGKKRSDSTNYLPILNSYPKIAPQPCKRDHSLDLEEGEETNCHKRLCTEAPKVETSPLSRSMGLPTSPFGHLPVSFKSAQDSNQQSSSTLTSGKVSALPSFHRISTDTQKVPGLAPLLPFGTMQATKCTPSETTAQYMMQSAVWSPPLVPEEVCATPELLLQQQSKCRRFQNTLVVLRRSGLLEITLKTKELIHQNQVTQAELDRLKHQTQLFIEAIKNNAPQSWAELEASLTGSDKAVSNVEDSTYPNM